The Dictyoglomus sp. NZ13-RE01 genomic interval AAGAATTCTCAATAGCATAGGCTTGAGCCACCTTAAATTCAAAGTAGGAATCAAAAAGAGCAAGGGGTCCCATGGTTATTGGGTTATTTATATCTAATAAAGAAAACTTTGGTTTGTATTCTCCTATAAACCTCTTTACTTCCTCATCCTCCAAAAGTTCCAAAATCTCTTCAGAATGGCTTGTTATGAAGCCATCATAACCAACCATTACTGGTAATCTTACATCTGGATGTTCTGCAATTCTAAAGGCTTGGAAGATATTATCATAAATCTCTTGAACATTCTCTGAAAAGATTTGTATCCAACCAGCATCTCTTGCTCCCATTGCATCACTATGATCCCCATGAATATTAATAGGAGCACTAAGAGCACGATTAGCAACCGTCATAACAATAGGAAGCCTCATAGATGATGCTATATAAAGCATTTCCCACATAAGAGCAAGCCCTTGGGAAGCAGTAGAAGTTGCCACTCTTGCTCCTGCTGCTGAAGCACCAATGCAAGCACTCATTGCACTGTGCTCGCTCTCAACAGGGACAAACTCGGTAGTTACTTCCCCATTGGCAACATATTCTGAGAACTTTTGTACAACTTCCGTAGAAGGAGTAATAGGATAAGCTGCCACAACATCTGGATTTACTTGTTTTAAAGCGAGGGCAGCAGCCTCGTTACCCTCTATTGCAATCTTTCTCCCTTTAACTTTCATTCTTTTCCCTCCTTTATTTTTGTTCTTCTTTCATAGTAATAGCTTTAACAGGACATTCAGCTGCACATACTCCACAACCTTTACAGTAATCATAGTCTATGTATACTTTATTCCCATCAAACTTTACTGCAGAGTCTGGGCAGAAAAGCCAACAAAACATACAGGTGGTACATTTACTGTAATCTATTTCAGGTCTAAAGGTTCTCCAATCACCTGTTTTATACTCAGTGGCATTTCCAGCCTCTTTAATAATAGGTCCAGTCTCAACTAATTCTTTCCATCCTGGTAATTTCATTCTCCCTTTACCTCCTCGTAAGCTCTTTTTATTGCCTGTAGGTTTCCTTCTATAACCTCAGGCTTAAATTTACCTTCAAATTTTTTCTTTAATTGAGATAAAACATCATCCAAAGAAATTATAGGAACCACCCTTATTAATGCTCCAAGCATTGGAGTATTAGGAATTGGTCTACCTATAGTAGCAAGAGCAATCCCTGTAGCATCCACCGTATATATCTTCCTATCAGAGATTCCAAGTTGCTCCCTTACTTCCTTTGGTGATTGAGTGGTGTTTACTAAAATTATTCCATCCGAAGGAAGTCCCTCTAAAATGTTAACCTTTCCTATTAGAGACTTATCCAAAACTACTACCACATCAGGATTATAAACCTGACTATGAATTCTTATTGGCTTATCACTAATTCTTGTGAAAGCCTTCATTGGAGCTCCTGTTCTTTCAGGACCGTATTCTGGGAAAGCTTGAATAAATTTACCTGCATCTAAGGCAGTTTCTGCCAAAAGATAAGAGGCTGTTTTTGCCCCTTGTCCTGCTCTGGCATGCCATCTAATCTCTAACATTTCCTTCATCTCTTTATCCCTCCTAATCTTTTGATAATTTAAATTCTTGTCTACCTTTTAGAGCATGAATCAATGTTAATTCGTCTGCGAAATCAAGCTCAGTTCCTACTGGAATTCCGTAAGCTATTCTTGTGATCTTTATAGGATAATCCCTCAATAATTTAGCAATGTAAACTGCAGTAACCTCTCCTTCTGTTGTTGAGTTTGTTGCAAGAATCACTTCATTTATATCTCCCCTTTCCACACGTCTTTTTAATTCTAAAATTCTCAGGTCTTCAGGAAATACTCCATCAAGAGGAGAAATTAATCCCCCTAATACATG includes:
- the porA gene encoding pyruvate ferredoxin oxidoreductase — its product is MKVKGRKIAIEGNEAAALALKQVNPDVVAAYPITPSTEVVQKFSEYVANGEVTTEFVPVESEHSAMSACIGASAAGARVATSTASQGLALMWEMLYIASSMRLPIVMTVANRALSAPINIHGDHSDAMGARDAGWIQIFSENVQEIYDNIFQAFRIAEHPDVRLPVMVGYDGFITSHSEEILELLEDEEVKRFIGEYKPKFSLLDINNPITMGPLALFDSYFEFKVAQAYAIENSLPIIKKVGKEFGDLTGRYYDVIEKYYTDDADYIVVAMSSTCGTARVVVDELREKGEKVGLLKIRVFRPFPLEDVVDALKNAKVVGVLDRSMVPGSFAGPLYHEITSGMYHLEKRPVFQPYVYGLGGRDITTEHIKGVFEELKEIEKAGKPKGLKYIGVRE
- a CDS encoding pyruvate synthase; its protein translation is MKLPGWKELVETGPIIKEAGNATEYKTGDWRTFRPEIDYSKCTTCMFCWLFCPDSAVKFDGNKVYIDYDYCKGCGVCAAECPVKAITMKEEQK
- a CDS encoding pyruvate synthase → MKEMLEIRWHARAGQGAKTASYLLAETALDAGKFIQAFPEYGPERTGAPMKAFTRISDKPIRIHSQVYNPDVVVVLDKSLIGKVNILEGLPSDGIILVNTTQSPKEVREQLGISDRKIYTVDATGIALATIGRPIPNTPMLGALIRVVPIISLDDVLSQLKKKFEGKFKPEVIEGNLQAIKRAYEEVKGE